Proteins found in one Roseovarius pelagicus genomic segment:
- the cobN gene encoding cobaltochelatase subunit CobN, translating to MHLLAATPGAIDDGKEPVDLGQTPADLVVISAADTELAALSTARAEMDAAPGLRLANLAYLQHPMSVDLHIDDCAAKSRLVIARVLGGTGYWRYGTEQYAARLREAGVPLALLPGDDKPDGELRNLSTVSDTDYDALWSYLVEGGPENSQNFLSYARMMLEGGEAPAAPAPLLRAGVYWPGAGLSDLAAAQAAWTDGAPVVPLVFYRALVQGAGLNPINRLVKSLLREGLNPLPIFVASLKDPVSVATLDHLFAAVSPAVILNCTAFAVGSPHDGDDSPQNPLTMPTANAAPVFQVVLSGSSEEAWETGLTGLSARDIAMNVALPEVDGRILSRAVSFKGEAFYDEATECPIATYRAQGDRVAFVAALTANWARLRTTPEAERKVALVLANYPNKDGRLANGVGLDTPAATVHTLDLLHQAGYRIENAPTDSDSLMQAVMSGPTNWLTDRREKAGGETLPLDVYHAHFDALPWALKEQIADRWGAPEDDPFYDTTPLAKDAEAGFKLSILRYGNAVVGIQPARGYNIDPTDTYHSPDLVPPHHYLAFYFWLRHHYGAQAIVHMGKHGNLEWLPGKALALSAECWPEAVLGPMPHIYPFIVNDPGEGTQAKRRAQAVIIDHLTPPLTRAETYGPLRDLEALVDEYYEAAGVDPRRIAHLRREILSLSAATGLDKDVGFSGADEDGDLAKLDAYLCELKEAQIRDGLHIFGQSPSGQQEIDLAIALARVPREQGKGRDASLIRALATDAGLSIDPLDCDMAAPATERPEMLQALSSDPWRSNGDTVERLELLAQSLLRDGGRGDAGRGPHAAAVLHEIETRIRPTLAACGPDEGTGLLTALSGQFVAPAPSGAPTRGRLDTLPTGRNFYSVDSRAVPTPTAWALGWKSANLLIEKHLQTHGDWPRSMLITAWGTANMRTGGDDIAQALALMGVKPTWDAANRRVTGFEVLPQGVLGRPRVDVTLRISGFFRDAFPQLIALVDSAARAVQALDESEDLNPAAARAGRGEAQTRVYGSKPGAYGAGLQAMIDERLWADKSDLADAYLTWGSYAYGAGSDGTADRKGFEARLSQTEAIVQNQDNREHDILDSDDYYQFEGGAAAAVSTLQGRDRPIYHNDHSRPERPLIRTLEDEIGRVVRSRVVNPKWIDGIKRHGYKGAFEIAATVDYLFAFAATTGAVKGHHFDLVEAAFLEDDDTRDFIDEHNAPALREIAERLQEAIDRGLWSPRSNSAHARIEAARAGAPAP from the coding sequence ATGCACTTGCTCGCTGCCACGCCCGGTGCCATCGACGACGGCAAAGAGCCCGTTGATCTGGGTCAGACACCTGCCGATCTGGTGGTGATCTCAGCCGCCGATACCGAGTTGGCCGCCCTCAGCACCGCCCGCGCAGAGATGGACGCGGCTCCGGGTTTGCGGTTGGCCAACCTCGCATATCTGCAACATCCCATGTCCGTCGATTTGCACATCGACGATTGCGCCGCCAAATCCCGTCTGGTGATTGCCCGCGTGTTGGGCGGCACCGGCTATTGGCGCTATGGCACAGAACAATACGCGGCCCGCCTGCGCGAGGCCGGTGTGCCGCTGGCTCTGCTGCCCGGCGATGACAAGCCCGACGGCGAGCTGCGCAATCTGTCAACGGTCTCGGATACGGATTATGATGCACTCTGGTCCTATCTGGTCGAGGGCGGACCAGAAAATTCGCAGAATTTTCTGAGCTACGCTCGCATGATGCTGGAGGGCGGCGAAGCCCCCGCCGCACCCGCACCACTGCTGCGCGCCGGTGTCTACTGGCCCGGTGCGGGCCTGTCGGATCTGGCTGCGGCCCAGGCGGCTTGGACGGACGGCGCGCCAGTCGTTCCGCTGGTTTTCTACCGCGCACTGGTACAGGGCGCGGGGCTGAACCCGATCAACCGGCTGGTCAAGTCGCTCTTGCGCGAAGGGCTGAACCCGCTGCCCATCTTCGTGGCGTCGCTGAAGGACCCAGTATCCGTCGCCACGCTGGATCATCTCTTTGCCGCCGTATCACCCGCCGTGATCCTCAACTGTACCGCTTTTGCTGTCGGGTCACCGCATGATGGCGACGACAGCCCGCAAAATCCGCTGACGATGCCCACCGCCAACGCCGCACCGGTGTTTCAGGTCGTATTGTCCGGCTCTTCCGAAGAAGCATGGGAAACCGGCCTGACCGGGCTATCGGCGCGCGATATCGCGATGAACGTGGCTCTGCCCGAGGTCGATGGCCGCATCCTGAGCCGCGCGGTCAGCTTCAAGGGTGAGGCATTCTATGACGAAGCCACCGAATGTCCGATCGCCACCTACCGCGCGCAGGGCGACCGCGTGGCCTTTGTCGCCGCGCTTACTGCCAACTGGGCACGCCTGCGCACCACCCCGGAGGCCGAACGCAAAGTGGCGCTGGTCCTTGCGAACTATCCCAACAAAGACGGACGTCTGGCCAACGGGGTCGGGCTGGATACGCCGGCCGCGACGGTCCACACGCTGGATCTGCTGCATCAAGCCGGCTACCGGATCGAAAATGCGCCGACGGACAGCGACAGTCTGATGCAGGCCGTTATGTCAGGCCCAACCAACTGGTTGACCGACCGGCGTGAAAAGGCAGGCGGCGAAACCCTGCCGCTCGACGTTTATCACGCCCATTTCGATGCTCTGCCATGGGCACTCAAGGAACAGATCGCTGACAGATGGGGGGCACCCGAAGACGACCCCTTTTACGATACCACCCCCTTGGCCAAAGACGCCGAGGCAGGGTTCAAATTGTCGATCCTGCGCTACGGCAATGCCGTCGTCGGCATTCAACCCGCGCGCGGGTACAATATTGACCCCACCGACACCTATCATTCGCCCGACCTTGTGCCGCCGCATCACTATCTGGCGTTCTATTTCTGGCTACGGCACCACTATGGCGCGCAGGCCATCGTGCACATGGGCAAACACGGCAACCTCGAATGGCTACCCGGCAAGGCGCTGGCGCTGAGCGCCGAATGCTGGCCCGAGGCCGTGCTGGGGCCAATGCCGCATATCTATCCCTTTATCGTCAACGATCCCGGCGAAGGCACGCAGGCCAAGCGGCGCGCGCAGGCCGTGATCATCGATCACCTGACTCCGCCCCTGACCCGCGCCGAAACCTATGGCCCCCTGCGCGATCTCGAGGCGTTGGTGGATGAGTATTACGAGGCTGCTGGCGTGGACCCGCGCCGTATCGCCCATCTGCGGCGCGAGATCCTGTCGCTGAGTGCCGCCACTGGGCTGGACAAGGATGTGGGCTTTAGCGGCGCTGACGAAGATGGCGATCTGGCAAAGCTCGACGCCTATCTGTGCGAATTGAAAGAAGCGCAGATCAGGGACGGGCTGCATATCTTTGGGCAATCGCCGAGCGGTCAACAGGAAATCGACCTTGCCATCGCGCTGGCCCGCGTGCCGCGCGAGCAGGGCAAGGGAAGAGATGCATCACTGATCCGGGCGCTGGCGACCGATGCCGGGCTGTCGATTGACCCGCTGGATTGCGACATGGCCGCCCCTGCGACCGAGCGACCAGAGATGCTGCAAGCGCTTTCATCCGATCCGTGGCGCAGCAACGGCGACACGGTGGAACGACTGGAGTTGTTAGCGCAAAGCCTGTTGCGGGACGGCGGGCGGGGCGATGCGGGCCGTGGCCCGCACGCGGCCGCCGTCCTACACGAGATCGAGACGCGTATCCGTCCGACCCTCGCGGCCTGCGGCCCCGACGAAGGGACGGGCCTTCTCACCGCCCTCTCCGGGCAGTTCGTCGCCCCGGCGCCATCCGGCGCACCCACGCGGGGACGGCTCGACACCCTTCCCACCGGGCGCAACTTTTACTCGGTCGACAGCCGCGCTGTGCCCACACCAACCGCATGGGCGTTGGGCTGGAAATCGGCAAACCTGCTGATTGAAAAACACCTGCAAACCCACGGTGACTGGCCACGCAGCATGTTGATCACCGCATGGGGCACCGCCAACATGCGCACCGGCGGCGATGATATTGCACAGGCGTTGGCCCTGATGGGGGTAAAACCCACATGGGACGCCGCCAACCGCCGCGTAACCGGATTCGAGGTCCTGCCTCAGGGCGTGTTGGGGCGCCCGCGCGTCGATGTCACCCTGCGCATTTCCGGGTTTTTCCGCGACGCTTTTCCACAGTTGATCGCATTGGTCGACAGCGCCGCACGGGCAGTGCAGGCGCTGGACGAATCCGAGGATTTGAACCCGGCCGCCGCCCGCGCGGGCCGGGGCGAAGCGCAGACCCGCGTCTACGGCTCGAAGCCGGGCGCGTATGGTGCTGGTCTTCAGGCGATGATCGACGAACGGCTCTGGGCGGATAAATCCGATCTGGCCGATGCCTATCTGACGTGGGGCAGCTACGCCTACGGCGCCGGCAGCGACGGTACCGCAGACCGCAAAGGTTTCGAGGCCCGGCTCAGCCAGACTGAGGCCATCGTGCAAAATCAAGACAACCGCGAGCATGATATTCTGGACAGCGACGATTATTATCAATTCGAGGGCGGCGCGGCAGCAGCAGTCAGCACGCTTCAGGGCCGCGACAGACCGATCTATCACAACGACCATTCCCGCCCCGAGCGCCCGCTGATCCGCACGCTGGAGGACGAGATAGGCCGCGTCGTGCGCAGCCGCGTTGTAAACCCCAAATGGATCGACGGCATAAAACGCCACGGCTACAAAGGCGCGTTCGAGATCGCGGCGACGGTCGACTACCTCTTTGCCTTCGCCGCCACCACGGGCGCGGTCAAGGGACACCATTTCGATCTGGTCGAAGCGGCGTTTCTAGAGGACGACGACACGCGCGACTTTATCGACGAACATAACGCCCCCGCCCTGCGCGAGATCGCGGAACGCCTGCAAGAAGCGATCGACCGTGGCCTCTGGTCACCGCGCTCGAACTCCGCGCACGCGCGGATCGAGGCGGCGCGTGCGGGTGCTCCTGCGCCCTGA
- the cobO gene encoding cob(I)yrinic acid a,c-diamide adenosyltransferase, protein MTEDADAERHAMKMAKKKAARDKIMATKTDKKGLIIVHTGKGKGKSSAAFGMIFRCIAHDMQCAVVQFIKGGMSTGERDMILSKFPDICAFHTMGEGFTWETQDKTRDTEMAQAAWGKAKELIRDPSNTMVLLDEINIALRYDYIDINDVVTFLVEEKPEMTHVVLTGRNAKDELIEIADLVTEMELIKHPFRSGIKAQIGVEF, encoded by the coding sequence ATGACCGAAGATGCCGACGCAGAACGCCACGCGATGAAGATGGCCAAGAAGAAAGCCGCCCGCGACAAAATCATGGCAACCAAGACCGACAAGAAAGGTCTGATCATCGTCCATACCGGCAAGGGCAAGGGCAAATCCTCGGCTGCTTTCGGAATGATCTTCCGCTGCATCGCGCATGACATGCAATGCGCCGTGGTACAGTTCATCAAAGGCGGGATGAGCACCGGCGAACGCGATATGATCCTGTCGAAATTCCCCGATATCTGCGCCTTTCACACCATGGGCGAAGGTTTCACCTGGGAGACACAGGACAAGACCCGCGATACCGAAATGGCCCAAGCGGCTTGGGGCAAAGCCAAGGAACTGATCCGCGACCCGAGCAACACCATGGTGCTGCTGGACGAGATCAATATCGCGCTGCGCTACGACTACATCGACATCAACGATGTGGTGACGTTCCTCGTCGAAGAAAAGCCCGAGATGACCCATGTCGTCCTGACCGGACGCAACGCCAAAGATGAGCTGATCGAAATCGCCGATCTCGTTACGGAAATGGAACTGATCAAGCACCCGTTCCGCTCCGGTATCAAGGCGCAGATCGGGGTGGAATTCTAG
- a CDS encoding GNAT family N-acetyltransferase: MKPHCAPDPMLIVEPAHPLDDGPRALLEQSHDLMTTLFEPEENYFLGFDALCAPEVHFIVAREGDAVLGTAAVVDKGDYGEVKSMFTSPAARGKGVGAALMRAIEDHARTAKLSALKLETARELPAAIRLYERHGFTECDRFGDYIPNSTSYFMQKQID, encoded by the coding sequence TTGAAACCGCATTGTGCGCCTGATCCGATGCTGATCGTCGAACCTGCCCACCCGCTGGACGATGGCCCCCGTGCCCTGCTGGAGCAGAGCCATGACCTGATGACCACGTTGTTTGAGCCTGAGGAAAACTATTTCCTCGGGTTTGATGCGCTCTGTGCGCCCGAGGTTCACTTTATCGTCGCGCGCGAGGGCGATGCAGTGCTCGGCACCGCCGCCGTGGTGGACAAAGGCGACTACGGCGAGGTGAAATCCATGTTCACCAGCCCCGCCGCGCGCGGCAAGGGGGTCGGCGCGGCGCTGATGCGCGCGATTGAAGATCACGCCCGCACGGCGAAGCTGTCGGCGCTGAAACTGGAGACAGCGCGCGAACTGCCCGCCGCCATCCGCCTGTATGAGCGTCATGGCTTTACCGAATGTGACCGTTTTGGCGACTATATCCCCAACAGCACATCCTATTTCATGCAAAAGCAGATCGACTGA
- a CDS encoding CbtA family protein, with the protein MFSKIVTSALFAGFCAGLIAALVQIVFVQPVLLHAELYEGGDLVHFGADAVSAHPDLGGFDVMRNGLSVLFMALTYVGYAFILVAVMSLAAERGAVINTRTGLIWGIAGFVTWHFAPAFSLPPEVPGVAAADVFVRQIWWWGTVAATGVALALIAFGRSALAWGAAIALLVAPHLIGAPHPDSFTGPVPPEIAALFASRALGFGFATWVALGGLCGYFWQRENANA; encoded by the coding sequence ATGTTTTCCAAGATTGTAACCAGCGCATTGTTCGCTGGTTTCTGTGCTGGGCTGATTGCCGCCCTCGTGCAGATTGTATTCGTGCAGCCTGTGCTGCTACATGCCGAACTCTACGAGGGCGGCGATCTGGTGCATTTTGGTGCTGATGCCGTCAGCGCGCATCCAGACCTTGGTGGTTTTGACGTCATGCGCAACGGGCTGTCTGTGTTGTTCATGGCGCTGACCTATGTGGGCTATGCGTTCATTCTGGTCGCCGTGATGAGCCTTGCGGCAGAGCGTGGCGCAGTGATCAACACGCGCACTGGTCTGATCTGGGGTATCGCGGGCTTTGTCACATGGCATTTTGCGCCGGCCTTCTCATTGCCCCCCGAAGTGCCGGGCGTGGCCGCAGCGGATGTGTTCGTTCGTCAAATCTGGTGGTGGGGCACAGTGGCGGCAACCGGCGTTGCGCTGGCGCTCATTGCATTCGGACGTTCCGCCCTTGCGTGGGGCGCTGCGATCGCGCTGCTTGTCGCACCGCATCTGATCGGCGCACCGCATCCCGACAGCTTTACCGGGCCGGTTCCTCCCGAGATCGCCGCACTCTTTGCGTCACGCGCGCTTGGCTTCGGCTTTGCCACATGGGTGGCGCTGGGGGGCCTCTGCGGGTACTTCTGGCAGCGCGAGAACGCGAACGCCTGA
- the cobW gene encoding cobalamin biosynthesis protein CobW, with amino-acid sequence MQAKIPATVVTGFLGAGKTTLIRHMLENAKGRRIALIINEFGDLGVDGDILKGCGDETCSEDDVMELSNGCICCTVADDFIPTMQKLLDRENAPDHIVIETSGLALPQPLVRAFNWPEISTRVTVDGVVTVVDGKAVSEGRFAHNVAAVDAQRKLDENLDHETPLSELFEDQIACADMIVVNKSDLLGADEADALVARLKGESRKGVQVVKSTMGALPVDVLLGQGIGAEGDLDARHEVHHHHHHDDDDHHDDEDHHHDHEHTHGHDEFESFVVTRPEISDPAAFAAQVADVIRAHDILRLKGFAAVEGKPMRLTLQAVGPRVDTYFDQPFGTAPRQTRLVVIGQSGLDRAAIETALCA; translated from the coding sequence ATGCAAGCCAAAATTCCCGCCACAGTCGTCACCGGTTTTCTTGGTGCGGGCAAAACCACGCTGATCCGACACATGCTGGAAAATGCCAAGGGCCGCCGCATCGCGCTCATTATCAACGAGTTTGGCGATCTCGGCGTTGATGGGGATATCCTGAAAGGCTGCGGCGACGAAACTTGCAGCGAGGATGATGTGATGGAGTTGAGCAACGGCTGCATCTGCTGCACCGTGGCGGATGATTTTATCCCAACGATGCAAAAGCTGCTGGACCGAGAGAACGCCCCTGATCATATCGTGATCGAGACGTCGGGGCTGGCGCTGCCGCAGCCGTTGGTGCGCGCCTTTAACTGGCCCGAGATTTCGACCCGCGTGACGGTCGATGGCGTCGTCACCGTGGTCGACGGCAAGGCGGTGAGCGAAGGTCGCTTTGCCCATAACGTCGCCGCCGTCGACGCACAGCGCAAGCTGGACGAGAACCTGGACCATGAAACGCCCCTGTCAGAGCTGTTCGAGGATCAGATCGCCTGTGCCGACATGATCGTGGTCAACAAATCCGACCTGCTGGGCGCGGATGAGGCTGATGCGCTGGTTGCGCGGCTTAAGGGCGAAAGCCGCAAGGGCGTGCAGGTGGTCAAATCCACGATGGGCGCGTTGCCCGTCGATGTGCTGCTGGGGCAGGGAATCGGCGCCGAGGGTGATCTGGACGCGCGCCACGAGGTACACCACCATCACCACCATGACGACGACGATCATCACGACGATGAGGATCATCATCACGACCACGAACACACACATGGCCATGATGAATTCGAAAGCTTTGTCGTCACCCGCCCCGAGATCTCCGACCCGGCTGCCTTTGCCGCGCAAGTCGCGGATGTGATCCGCGCCCATGACATTTTGCGTCTCAAGGGATTTGCCGCCGTAGAAGGCAAACCGATGCGCCTGACCCTGCAAGCGGTCGGCCCGCGCGTCGATACCTATTTCGACCAACCGTTCGGCACGGCACCGCGCCAGACCCGGCTGGTGGTGATCGGTCAGTCGGGGCTGGATCGCGCCGCGATTGAAACCGCATTGTGCGCCTGA
- a CDS encoding DUF1636 domain-containing protein: MTHQIVICSTCDGADGKGFAGAVRRALATAELVYDVRDWECMSNCARPLSVAFKAPAKATYLFGDVAPATDLADLVAFARMYATSADGWIEDARGAGRLRHCLIGRVPA; encoded by the coding sequence ATGACGCACCAGATCGTGATCTGTTCTACGTGCGACGGAGCGGATGGCAAGGGGTTTGCAGGGGCCGTGCGCCGTGCATTGGCGACGGCAGAGTTGGTATATGACGTGCGCGATTGGGAGTGCATGTCGAATTGCGCCCGCCCGCTTAGCGTTGCGTTCAAAGCTCCGGCCAAGGCGACATATCTGTTTGGTGATGTCGCGCCTGCTACTGATCTGGCCGATCTCGTCGCCTTTGCTCGCATGTACGCCACCAGCGCCGATGGCTGGATCGAGGATGCGCGCGGGGCAGGGCGGTTGCGCCATTGCCTGATCGGCCGGGTGCCTGCCTGA
- a CDS encoding Lin0512 family protein — protein sequence MPKHRVLTEFGMGTSLRRQDYTQAARRALQDALWHNSINMAELFGQPKEAMLIDVEIAVQHPERVDVDSLTDVFPYGQVSIACGHGGLDIQRPDYEQGGNPTVIANAAISVSFDMEHSND from the coding sequence ATGCCAAAACACCGCGTCCTGACCGAATTCGGCATGGGCACATCGCTGCGTCGTCAGGATTATACGCAGGCCGCGCGGCGCGCGTTGCAGGATGCGCTGTGGCACAATTCGATCAATATGGCAGAGCTTTTCGGCCAACCCAAAGAGGCAATGCTGATCGACGTGGAAATCGCCGTACAGCACCCCGAGCGCGTCGATGTCGACAGTCTGACGGATGTGTTCCCCTACGGTCAGGTCAGCATCGCCTGCGGGCACGGCGGGCTGGACATCCAGCGACCTGACTACGAACAGGGTGGCAACCCAACGGTGATCGCCAATGCGGCCATTTCCGTCAGTTTCGATATGGAGCACAGCAATGACTGA
- a CDS encoding Lin0512 family protein: MTDQRFIIEMGMGNDLHGMDYQKAARRAIEDAIRHSTLPIFGTTGIEPTQMRVDVTVGVQAPEKLDTDALAQKLPRGRATVRAVMGGQNVTNPETGETLVIATAAVEAFLPYQGDLWQRKRT; this comes from the coding sequence ATGACTGATCAGCGCTTCATCATCGAAATGGGCATGGGAAACGATCTGCATGGCATGGACTATCAAAAGGCCGCACGCCGCGCGATAGAGGACGCCATCCGCCATTCGACACTACCGATCTTTGGAACAACCGGAATCGAGCCCACCCAAATGCGGGTAGATGTTACCGTGGGTGTACAAGCGCCAGAGAAACTCGACACTGACGCGTTGGCCCAAAAGCTACCGCGCGGGCGCGCGACGGTACGTGCTGTCATGGGGGGACAGAATGTCACCAATCCCGAAACCGGTGAAACCCTGGTAATCGCCACGGCGGCTGTCGAAGCGTTCCTGCCATATCAAGGTGATCTCTGGCAGCGGAAGCGGACCTGA